The following nucleotide sequence is from Nocardioides daedukensis.
GGCAGGGCCAGAAGGTGGTGGCGCCGCGACACTCCTACAACGGCACCATCGGGCAGCTCTCGGACCTCGAGGCTCGTGGCCGGATCACCACTCAGCTGGTCGACATCACCAACACCGACGAGTGCATCGCCGCCTGTGAGGGCGCATCGCTGGTCTGGCTCGAGTCACCGACGAACCCGGCACTGGAGGTCGCGGACATCCCTGCCATCCGCGAGGCCGCTCACGCCGCCGGCGCCTATGTGGTGGTGGACAACACCTTCGCCACTCCCCTGCGCCAGAAGCCGCTGGAGATGGACGTCGACATCGTGGTCCACTCCGCCACCAAGTACATCTCCGGGCACTCCGACGTCCTGATGGGCGCCCTGATCACCTCCGACGACGAGCTCTTCGCAGTGCTCAAGAAGCGTCGCGACCTGCTCGGGTCGGTTCCCGGGACGCTCGAGGCGTTCCTGGCCCTGCGCGGCCTGCGCACCCTGCACGTGCGGCTGGACCGTGCCGAGGAGAACGCCAAGGAGCTGGTACGCCGTCTCGAGGGGCACCCGGCCGTGGCCGAGGTGCGCTACCCCGCGTTCGGAGCGATCATCTCGATCGTGCTCGCGCAGGGGGCGATGGCGGCCGACCTGCTGACGCACAAGACGAAGCTCTGGGTGCACGCCACCAGCCTCGGCGGGGTGGAGTCCACCTTCGAGCGCCGTCGTCGCTGGAAGGTGGAGCCGGCCACGATCCCGGACGCACTCGTACGGATGTCGGTCGGCATCGAGGACGTGGAGGACCTGTGGTCGGACCTGGAGACAGCGCTGGACGACCTGACCTGAGACTCAGTCCGTCTCGGCCTTGGTGTCGCGGGCGATGAACGCCTCCATCATCTCCTGGGGCGTGCAGCGCCCCGAGACCACCGCATCCACGTTCTCCGCGATCGGGGCATCGACACCGTTGCGCGAGGCGAGGTCGAGGATCGAGGAGCAGGACTTGGCGCCCTCGGCGACCTGGCTCGTGCTGGCATAGATCTCGTCGGTGCTCATCCCCCGGCCGAGCTTCTCCCCGAAGGTGCGGTTGCGCGAGAGCGGTGAGGAGCAGGTCGCCACCAGGTCGCCGAGACCGGCCAGGCCCATCAGGGTCAGCGGGTTGGCGCCCTGCGCCATCGCCAACCGCGCCGTCTCGGCCAGACCGCGGGTGATCACCGATGCCGTGGTGTTGTCGCCGAATCCGAGACCGACTGCCATCCCGACGGCCAGTCCGACGACGTTCTTGTAGGCGCCGCCGATCTCGCACCCGACCACGTCGACCGAGGTGTAGGGACGGAACGCCTTGGTGTGGCACAGCGCCTGGAGCTTGCGGGCAACGTCCTCGTCGGCGCACGCCACGACCGAGGCGGCCGGCTCGCGGCGGGCGATCTCCTTGGCGAGGTTGGGGCCGGAGAGCACCGCGACCCGCTCCGGGCCGGCGCCGGTGACCTCGGAGATGACCTCGCTCATCCTCTTGGTGGTGCCGAGCTCGACGCCCTTCATGAGGGAGACCAGGACCGCACTGCTCGGGATGCTCGGCGCCCAGTCCTCGAGGTTGGCGCGCAGGCTCTGCGAGGGCACCCCGAGCACGACCACGTCGGCGCCGGCGAGGGCTTCCTCGGCCTCGCTGGTGGCACGCAGGCTGGGCGGCAGCTCGATGCCCGGGAGATAGGCGGAGTTCTCCCTGCGCTCGTTGATGGTCGCCGCGACCTCTTCACGACGCGCCCACATCGCGATGTCGGCACCTGCGTCGGCCAGCACGAGCGAGAACGCAGTTCCCCAGGAACCTGCACCGAGCACCGCAATCTTCGTCATCTGCGCCGACCCTTCTTCGTGTCCTTGTGGGGATTGCCGATCAGCTTCACACCGGACTTGCGGGGGTCGAAGCGCACCGGCGGCGCCTTCTCCCCACGGATGTCCTCGAGCAGGCCGGTGATGTCATCCACGATCCGCGCGGTGGCCCGGCTGAACGTCTCGACGCTCCGGTCAGCATCAGCCAGGTCGTCGAGCCGGACGGGAGGGCCGGCCTTGAAGACCACGTGCTTGCGCGGCAGGAGCCGGGGCTTGCGTCCGTAGGGAGCGAGGATCTCCTGCACGCCCCAGTGGGCCACCGGGATGACGGGGCAGCCGGTTTCCAGCGCGATGCGCGCAGCACCGGACTTGCCCACCATCGGCCACAGGTCGGGGTCGCGGGTGATCGTCCCCTCGACGTAGACGATGACGCACTTGCCGTCCCTGACGCCCTGTACGGCGGCGTCGAAGGCGCCCACTGCGTTGGCGGAGAGGCGTTCGACGGGGATCTGCCCTGCGGACTTGAGGAAGCCGCCGAGGAACTTGTTCCTGAACAGGCCGGCCTTGGCCAGGTAGCGCGGGATCCGTCCGTGGTCATAGGTGAAGAGAGCCGCCAGGAGCGGGTCGACGTGGGAGACGTGGTTGAGGGCCACGACGCAGCCACCCTCGGCCGGGATGTGCTCCCCGTCGATCCAGGTCCGCCTCGTCGCGGCGTTCAGGGTGGGCTTCAGGATTGCCACGGCAGTCGCAATCGCCCAGTCCCGGCGCTCCCTGACCCTGCGAACTCTCACGACCTGATCATTCCTCCACTGCGGGCCACGGTGACCGCTGACAAACACTGAAGGTGAGGCTACTCGCTTCCCCGCACAGGCGACCCTCGGGCACGCGGGGCTGGTCGGGGTGGAAGGATCAGGGACCATGTCAGGGCCTTCCTCGTTCACCATGCTCGTGCCGGTCAAGCCACCGGCGTTCGGGAAGTCGCGTCTCTCCACGCTTCCCGACGAGACCAGGATCGCCCTGGCGACCGCGTTCGCGCAGGACACCATCGGTGCTGCGCTGCGCGCCTCACGCGTCGCCCAGGTGCTCGTGGTGACCGATGACTTCCGTTTCGCCACGATCGCCTCCGGGCTCGGTTGTGCCGTCATCCCCGACGGCGTGCAGGGCGACCTGAACGGTTCCCTGGTCCAGGCCGCGCACGAGGCCGCCCGACGCTGGCCGGCATCCCCGATCGCCGCGTTGTGCGCCGACCTGCCGGCCCTCGATCCTGGTGACCTGGATGCCGCGCTGGAGCAGGTGCCCACCGATCGTGCGGCGTTCGTGATGGATGCCGTCGGGACCGGGACGACGATGTATGCCGCGCCCGGCGTCGACCACTTCACCCCGCAGTTCGGTGTCGGATCGTGTGCGGCACACACTGCGGTCGGAGCCCTCCCGCTCGCCGGAGAGCTGGCCTCGCTGCGCCAGGACGTCGATGAGGCCGGTGACCTCGGGAAGGCGCTGTTGCTCGGCGTCGGCGAGCACACCGCCGGGAGCATCTGAACCGCAAGGGCACCACTGCGCAATTGAGCCGGCGCCACGTCCCTGGCGGGGACGTGGCGCCGGCTCGATGTTGCCTCGTTCGATGTTGCCTCGTTCGATTTGTCTGCGTCAGGCCTTCTTGGCAGGTGCCTTCTTCGCGGGGGCTGCAGCCTTGGTGGCGGTCTTCTTCGCCGGGGCAGCAGCCTTGGTGGTGCCCGCCTTCTTGGCCGGGGCCTTCTTCGCCGGGGCCTTCTTGGCAGCGGTGGCGGCCGGTGCCTTCTTGGCGGCTGCCTGCTTGGCAGGTGCCTGCTTGGCTGCGGACTTGGTGGCGGTCTTCTTCGCCGGGGCAGCAGCCTTCGTGGCCGCGGTCTTGGTGGCCGGGGCCTTCTTTGCCGGTGCCTTCTTGGCGGGCGCCTTCTTCGCCGGGGCCTTCTTCGCAGCAGCCTTCTTTGCAGCAGCCTTCTTGGCAGGCGCCGCAGCCTTGGTGGCGGAAGCCTTCTTGGCCGGTGCCTTCTTGGCCGGTGCCTTCTTCGCGGGGGCTGCAGCCTTGGTGGCGGAAGCCTTCTTGGCAGGTGCCTTCTTCGTCGGCGTTGCCGCCTTGGTCGCTGCCTTGGCCGTTGCCGTTGCCTTGGTGACGGTGAGCTTGGGGAGCTTCTTCGCGCCAGAGATCACGGCCTTGAGGTCAGCGCCCGCGGTGAACTTCGGGATCGCCTTCTTCTTCGCCTTGATCTGCTCACCCGTGCGGGGGTTGCGGACCAGGCGCGCGTCGCGAATCTTCTTCTCGAAGGAGCCGAAGCCAGTGATGGCGACCTTCTCCCCCTTGGCAACCTCACGGGTGATCGTGTCCAGCACGGACTCGAGCGCGTGGGCCGCGGCCTTGCGGTTTCCCTCGAAGCGCGCTGCCAGCGCGTCAATGAGCTGTGTCTTGTTCACTAGCTTCCCTTCCAATGAACCCGGTTAGGGCCGAGCCCATGCTCGACTTCTTCAAGGCACGCTAGGCATTTACGACGATTGCCACAATCACCACGGCGCGTTTTCGGCGAAGTAGTTTTCACCCGCGTCCGGCGAAACGGATTCCCAGAACCACCGAAACACGGGGGTTGTCGGAAATGCAGAACGCCGAATCCCCTTGTGCGCAAGGGGATTCGGCGTTCGCCGAGTCGAGTCTCGTCGAATCAGAGTGTTGCCGGCATGAAGGACGGTCGCGTCGCCTCGAAAGCAGAAATGTCGGCTTCGTTCGACAACGTGATGCCGATGTCGTCGAGTCCGTTGAGCAAGCGGTAGCGCGTGTAGTCGTCGATGTCGAAGGAATCCTCGATGGCGTCAGGGCCCTCCCCTGCTCGCACGGTCCGGGTCTCCAGGTCCAGCGTGACCGTGGCGCCGGGGTGCTCGTCGAGGTGGTCCCAGATCTTCTGGACGACCTTCTCGTCGACCTGGGCCGCGAGCAGACCGGCCTTGCCGGAGTTGCCCCGGAAGATGTCGGCGAAGCGCGAGGAGATGACAGCCTTGAAGCCATAGTTCTGCAGGGCCCAGACCGCGTGCTCGCGCGAGGACCCGGTGCCGAAGTCGGGACCGGCGACCAGGACGGACGCAGAGGAATATTCCGGCTTGTTGAGGACGAACTCGGGGTCGTTGCGCCAAGCGGCGAAGAGACCGTCCTCGAAGCCCGTGCGAGTCACCCGCTTGAGATAGACCGCGGGGATGATCTGGTCGGTGTCCACGTTGCTCCGCTTCAGCGGGGCGGCGACACCGGTGTGGGTGGTGAACTTGTCCATTGTCTCGTTGTCCTTCTGCGGATCAGGCGCCGGCGACGGCGAGGTCGGACAGGTCGGCCGGTGAGGAGAGGGTGCCGCGAACGGCGGTCGCTGCGGCCACCGGGATGGAGACCAGGTGGGTGCGACCACCCTTGCCCTGGCGACCTTCGAAGTTGCGGTTGGAGGTCGAGGCGCTCCGCTCACCGGGAGTGAGCTGGTCGGGGTTCATGCCCAGGCACATCGAGCATCCGGCACCACGCCACTCTGCTCCGGACGCGATGAAGATCTCGTGCAGGCCCTCGGACTCGGCCTGCATCCGCACCCGGACCGAGCCGGGCACGACGAGCAGTCGGGTGCCGTCGGCGACCTTGTGCCCCTTGATGATGTCTGCGGCAAGGCGCAGGTCCTCGATCCGACCGTTGGTGCACGAGCCGACGAAGACGGTGTCGACCTTGACCTCGCGCATCGGGGTGCCGGCCTCGAGACCCATGTACTTCAGGGCGTTCTCGGCAGCGACGCGGTCCTGCTCCTCCTCGAAGTCGCTCGGGGTGGGAACGTTGCCGCCCAGCGGCACGCCCTGGCCCGGGTTGGTCCCCCAGGTCACGAACGGCGTCATCACCGATGCGTCGAGGACGATCTCCTTGTCGAAGGTGGCGTCGGAGTCGGTGACCAGGGACTTCCAGTGCTCGACTGCGGCGTCCCAGTCAGCGCCCTTCGGCGCTTCGGGCTTGCCCTCGATGTAGTCGAAGGTGGTCTGGTCGGGCGCGATCATCCCGGCCTTGGCGCCCCACTCGATGGACATGTTGCAGACGGTCATCCGTCCCTCCATCGAGAGCTCCTCGATGGCCTGGCCGCGGTATTCCACGATGTAGCCCTGTCCACCACCGGTGCCGGTGTGGGTGATCAGGGTGAGCACCAGGTCCTTGGCGGTGACGCCCTCGGGCAGGCTGCCGTTGACGGTGACGGCCATCGTCTTCGGCTTCGCCTGCATCAGGGTCTGGGTGGCCAGCACGTGCTCCACCTCGGAGGTGCCGATGCCGAAGGCGATAGCGCCGAAGGCGCCGTGGGTGCTGGTGTGCGAGTCGCCGCAGACGATCGTCATCCCGGGCTGGGTGAGACCGAGCTGCGGGCCGACCACGTGGACGATGCCCTGCTCGACGTCACCGAGCGGGTGCAGGCGTACGCCGAACTCCTCGGCGTTCCTGCGCAGCGTGTCGACCTGGGTCTTGGAGACCGGGTCGGCGATCGGCTTGTCCCAGTCGAGCGTGGGGACGTTGTGGTCCTCGGTCGCCAGGGTCAGGTCGGGACGGCGAACCCCGCGCCCGGCCAGGCGCAGGCCGTCGAACGCCTGGGGCGAGGTGACCTCGTGGATGAGGTGGAGGTCGATGAAGAGCAGGTCCGGCTCTCCGTCCGCACTACGAACGACGTGTTCGTCCCACACCTTCTCGGCAAGTGTCTTGCCCATTGCATCCTCCACGAAAGATTTCGACTTTGATCTGCAGATCGACCGGCCCGCACCCGATGTCGGTGCCGATTGGGTCACGTCACACAGGTTAGCTCTTGCATCCCATGATCTGAGACGGCAGTATTGCCATATGGACAACTCTAGCGGAGTCGGCGTTCTCGACAAAGCCGCCCTGGTGCTCGCCGCACTGGAGGCTGGCCCGGCCACATTGGCCGGACTCGTGGCAGGAACCGGGTTGGCCCGACCCACCGCCCACCGCCTGGCCGTGGCCCTCGAGCACCACCGGCTCGTTGCCCGCGACATGCAGGGTCGCTTCGTGCTCGGCCCGCGCCTGGCGGAGCTCTCCGCCGCTGCCGGCGAGGACCGACTCCTGGCCGCGGCCGGTCCGGTCCTGGCCCGACTGCGCGACATCACCGGCGAGTCCGCGCAGCTGTGGCGCCGCCAGGGTGAGCACCGCGTCTGCGTCGCTGCCGCCGAGCGCCCCAGTGGCCTGCGTGACACCATCCCGGTCGGCTCCCAGCTGACCATGCGTGCCGGTTCCGCCGCGCAGGTCCTGCTGGCCTGGGAGGACCCCGAGCGCATGCACCGTGGCCTGCAGAACGCGGCGTACTCCGCGACCGCTCTCTCCGGCATCCGTCGCCGAGGCTGGGCCCAGTCCGTCGGCGAGCGCGAGCAGGGCGTGGCCTCGGTCTCCGCGCCGGTCCGCTCCCCCAGCGGCAAGATCATCGCCGCGGTCTCGGTCTCCGGCCCGCTCGAGCGCCTCTCCCGCCAGCCCGGCCGGATGCACGCGCCTGCAGTCATCGCCGCAGCCGAGAGGCTCTCGGAGTCCCTGCGCCGAGCCGCCGCGGAGTGAGCGCCTCAGAACAATGACGGCTGCTCGAGGTTGAGCAGCACCTGCTTGCGGTCCATCCCGCCGGCGTAGCCGGTGAGCGAGCCGTTCGCACCGATCACCCGATGGCACGGGATGACGATCGGGATCGGGTTGCGCCCGTTGGCCAGGCCGACTGCGCGCGAGGCCGCATTGGTGTGCCCCAGGCGCCGGGCGATCTCACCGTAGGACGCGGTCTCACCGTGCTTGACCTCGAGGAGCTCGTGCCAGACCCGCTTCTGGAAGTCGGTCCCGTGCGGATCGAGGGGCAGGTCGAACTCGGTCAGCTCCTGGGCGAAGTAGGCCTCCAGCTGGCGCGCCGCCTCGACCAGGACGGGGTGGTCCGGGGAGCTGTCGCCGATCGGGCGATCCGCACGAGGCTCACCAAACGGTGAGAACTCGATGGCAGAGATCGCATCGTCGCGCTCGACGATGCGCAGGTCTCCGATCGGGCTCTGGATGACGGTCCACATCTCAGCCATTCTCCTCTTGTCGTGGTTGGTCGTGCTCGGCTCCGGTCGACAGGGACTGCCACAGGTGCATCAGGGCATAGGACCGCCAGGGCCGCCAGGCCTCGGCCAGCTCGGCGATCGCCGCCGGTCCGTCGGCCCGCCCCGCCAGGGCGTTGCGCACGCCCACGTCGGTCGGAAGGAAGATGTCCGGGTCGCCGAGGGCCCGCATCGCGATGTAGTCGGCTGTCCACGCGCCGATGCCGGGCAGGCCCAGCAGTGCCCGGCGTACGTCGTCGCGCGGCGCGGCCCGGTCCAACGACGGCTCGCCCGCCTCGAGGGCAGCGCCCAGCGCCACCAGCGCCCGTGCGCGCGCCTTCGGCATCCGGAAGGCGCCGCTCGCGGCCTCGTCACCGAGACCGGCGAGGGTCGCCGCGGTGGGGAAGATGTGGGTGAGGCCCTCGAGTGGCGAATCCACCGGCTCACCGAACCGGGCGGTGAGCATCCCGGCCAGGTTCCGCGCCCGGACCACGCTGATCTGCTGGCCGAGGACGGCACGCACGGCAAGCTCGTCACCGTCCACGTGACCCGGCACCCGTAGGCCCGGCACCGCGCGGGTGACCGGACCGATCAGCGCATCCTCGGCGAAGAAGTCCGCGACCGCCACCGGGTCACAGTCCGCGTCGAGCAGACGTCGTACCCGCTCGAGAGCTGCTCCGGTGTCCCGCAGGTCGGTGAGCCAGAACGTCGCAGGGACCATGGCTGTGCCACCACGCTCGTCGTGGTCGTGCAAGTCCAGGCGGACCGTGCCGGTGCCGTGCGGGAGCCGCAGCGTGCGCGCATAGGTGGCGCCCTCGACGACCTCGACCCCGGGCACGGCGCGCTTGGCCAGGAACGAGAGCAGCGTCGATCCCGCGAACGGTGCGCGACAGGCCAGGCGCAGCTCCAGCTGGCCGGTCTGCGCCGAACCTGTACGCCGACCGCGCAGCTGACTCGGCGAGCTGGCGTAGACCTCGCGGATCGTGTCGTTGAACTGGCGGATGCTGGAGAAGCCGGCCGCGAACGCGATGTCAGCGAACGTCATCGACGTCGTCTCGATCAGCACTCGAGCGGTCTGTGCCCGACGTGCCCTGGCCAGGGCCAGCGGTCCGGCGCCGAGCTCGTCGGTGAGGAGTCGGCCCAGGTGCCTGGTGGAGAACCCGAGGGCAGCGGCCAGGCCGTCGACACCCTCGCGCTCGACCACACCGTCGTTGATCAACCGCATCGCTCTCCCGGCCACGTCGGCGGCGACATCCCAGTCCGGACTGCCGGGAGTGGCGTCGGGCAGGCAACGCTTGCAGGCCCGGAATCCGGCGCTCTGTGCCGCAGCGGCAGTCGGGTGGAAGGACACGTTCTTGAGTGCCGGGGTGCGGGCCGGGCACGAGGGTCGGCAATAGATCCCGGTGGTGCGCACCGCGGTGTAGAAGACCCCGTCGAATCGACGGTCCTTGCTCTTGACCGCTTGGTAGCAGGCTTCCCGGTCCGTGTGCATGGTTCCATCGTGCACCACGGCACCGCACTCATCTAGCGGGAATCGGACATCACCCGGAAACCCTCTTCGGACGCCCTCTGCCGACACTCTCTGGCCACCTCGAGGTCAGGTCGAGTGATAGCGCCGCTCGGGTCGGCCGGTGCCATATCTCAACCGCACCGAGGCCTGGCCCGTGCTGACGAAGTGCTCGAGGTAGCGACGCACCGAGACCCGCGAGATCCCCACCGCCTCAGCGCACTCGCTCGCGGACAGGTCCCCCGCGGCACGCAGGGAACCCAGCACCGCATCGGCGGTCTCCGGGCTCAAGCCCTTGGGCAACGCAGATCGCCCCTGCGCGGCCAACGGCGCGAAGACGGCGTCGATGTCACCCTGGTCCGCAGCGCCTCCGGTACGCAGAGCGGTGTGCGCGGTCGCGAAGGCGTCCAACCGCACGCGCAGGTCGTCGTACTCGAAGGGCTTGACGAGGTAGTGCGCTGCTCCGTTCGCGGACGCGGCACGCACGGTGTCGGCCTCACGTGCCGCGGTCACCATGACCACGCCGATGTCGTTGCCCTCCGCGCGCAACGTGCGGAGCAGCTCGATGCCGGTCATGTCGGGCAGGTGCACGTCGAGCAGCACCAGATCCGGTCGCAGTCGCTCGATCTCCTGCTTCGCCGCCCCGGCCGTCGCCGCCACCCCGACCACCCTGAAGCCGGGCGTCCGCTCGACGAAGCGGGTGTGGATGGAGGCGACCATGAAGTCGTCGTCGACGACGAGGACGCTCAGGTCCGTCATGCTTGTTCCTCCGGCGGTTCCAACGGCAGGCGAGCGGTGAACACGGCGCCCGAGTCATTGTGCACCGACACCGCTCCCCCACGACGTTCGCAGATCACCTGGACCAGCGCGAGCCCCACCCCTCGGCCGCTGGCGTCACTGGACTTCGTGGACCAGCCACGTCGGAAGATCTCCTCCGCGGCGTCCTCGGCGACCCCCGGGCCGGTGTCCGCAACCTGCACGCTGACCACCGAGTCCTCGAGGCGCAGGCGTACGTCGATCCGCGGCCCGCCGGCCGCAACGGTGGCATCGACCGCGTTGTCGACGAGGTTCCCCAGCACCGTGCCGACGTCCGCGGACAGGTCGGGGGCCAGCCGCGGGAGCGAGGCGTCCTCGGCGAGGACCACGTCCACTCCGCGTTCGGCCCCCAGGCTCACCTTCGCGATCAGCAGCGCAGCCACGGCCGGGTCGTCGATCCGCTTGGTGACCGACTCGTTGATCTCCGCGCGCCGCCGGGTGAGCCGGCCGATGAAGGAGGAGACCTCGCCATACTCCTCGAGCTGGACCAGCCCGGAGATCGTGTGCAGCTGGTTGTTGAACTCATGGGTCTGTGCGCGCAGCGTCTCGGTGACGGACTCACGGGCGCTCAGCTCGCTCTGCATCGCCAGCAGCTCGGTGCGGTCACGCAGCGTCGTCACCGTGCCCACCGCCCGACCCTCGTGGTGGATCCGGTTCCGGTTCAGCACGATCAGGCGTCCGTCGACCATCAGCACACGGTCGTGCACGTCGTCCTCGCCGACGAGCACCTCGAGGACCCCGACGTCGAGTGGCAGGTCGACCAGCCGGCGGCCCTCGAAGTCGTCCTCGCGCAGCGCGAGCAGCTCGCGGGCGCTGTCGCTGAGCACGGTGACCCGTCCCTCGGCGGAGACCGCGAGCACCCCCTCGCGGATCGAGTGGAGCATCGCGTCGCGCTGGTCGGCCAGGGCCGCGATGGCCGCAGGCTCGAGACCCCTGGTGCGTCGCCGGATCAACCGGGACAGCAGCCAGGATCCGACGACACCAAGGAGTAGCCCGATGCCCAGGAAGGTGACCAGGTCCGGCAGCCAGCGACGTGCCCGGTCGCCCAGGGTCGGATATGCCTCGGCCACGGTGACGACCCCGACCAACTCGGAGTCCTCGCTGATGATCGGCACCTGGGCGCCGATCGCCTCCCGGTCCCCGAAGGCCAGGTCACCGGTCCAGGTCCGCAATCGCCTGTCGCCGCGTTCGCCCAGGGGCACCTTCTGGCCGATCACCGAGTCGTCGACGGCCACCACCACCGTCCCGTCCGGCTCGGAGATGTAGACCTCGGTGGTGCTGGTGCGGGCCTGGGTGGTGGCCACGTAGGACTCCAACGAGTCATAGATGCTGCCGCTGGTCATCGCGGTCCGGACCAGGTCGATGTTGGCCAGCTCCTGGGCAGCTGCCCGGAGCGGCGCACCGCGCTGCTCACGGAACTCCGCGTCACTCTGCCGGACCGAGAAGAGTGCGGCACAGGCGAGCACGACCAGCAGCACGATCACCTGGAGCACGAGGAACTGGCCCGCCAGAGTCATGCGGGAGGCATCCCGGCGCCGTGACCACAAGTTCCACAACCTCCATTGATTCCACATGCGTGACCGGAGCCACATCCTTCTCCACGATCGGTTTGATCCACAACCAATCAACCAGGAGCAGACATGCGCCACACCGTGCCACGGAGCACCATGCGCCTGCCGGCCGGCCTCCGTCGACGGCGAGCCCCGCGGCTCGCCGCTGCTGTCGCCGTTGCTCTCGTCGCCACGCTTGCCACCGGATGCGGTGTCACGCGCGACGACGAGGGCAAGGACATGACGATGCTGATCCCGAACAGTCCGGGAGGTGGCTACGACCAGACCGGTCGCGCCGCCGTCTCCTCGATGGAGGCCGGCGACATCACCGGCGGCACCTTCGAGGTGTCCAACATCATCGGTGCCGGCGGGTCGGTCGCACTGACCAAGCTGATGAACGCCGAGGGCGACACCCACACGATGATGACGGTCGGCCTCGGCGTCGTCGGCTCGGCCTATTCGATGGGCCAGCCCTACAAGCTGCAGGACGCGACTCCCCTGGCCCAGCTGATCGAGGACCAGGAAGGCGTCCTGGTGCCGGCGGACTCGCCGTACAAGACCATCGACGACTTCCTGGCCGACTGGAAGCAGGACCCCGGTTCGATCGCCGTCGGCGGCGGCTCCTCGCCCGGCGGTCCCGACCACCTCTTCCCGATGCAGCTTGCAGGTGCAGCCGGCATCGACCCGAACGACGTTCGCTACGTCGCCTATGACGGCGGTGGCCCGCTCACCTCGGCCCTGCTCGGCAAGAAGATCAAGGTCGGCTTCTCCGGCCTCGGCGAGTTCGAGGGCCAGATCCGGGCCGGTGAGCTGCGGGTCCTCGCAGTCTCCGGCGAGGAGCGGCTCGAGGGCGAGGTGTTCGGCAAGTTCCCGACGCTCAAGGAGTCCGGGGTCGACCTGGTCTTCACCAACTGGCGCGGGGTGCTCGCCCCTCCCGGGATCTCCGAGAAGCGCAAGCAGGAGCTGATCGCCTACCTCGAGGAGATGCACGAGAGCCCCGAGTGGCGCAAGGCGCTCAAGGACAACAAGTGGATCGACGAGTTCAAGACCGGTGACGAGTTCACTGCCTTCCTCGAGGAGCAGGACGCCCGTGTCGCCGACACCCTGAAGGAGCTGGGACTGCTGTGAGCACCACCCACGAGAACACTGCGCCGGCCCCGGCACACGACCGCGCAGCACCCGCGCAGGATCGCGCGCAATACGGCGTCGCCGCGCTGTTGGCTGCCGTCGGGGCCTACACGATCTATGACGCCACCACACTGACGGTCGGCTTCGGTGATCCGGTCGGTCCACGGGTCTTCCCCTACGTCATCGGCTCGACGATGGTCGTCCTGGGGCTGCTGCTGGTCGTGGCAACCGTTCGCGGCGACAAGCCCGAGGGCGAGCAGGGCGAGGACGTCGACCTGACCCAGCCGGCGGACTGGCTGACCGTGGCCAAGCTGGTCGGCGTCCTGCTCTTCACCATCGTCACGATCGACTGGCTCGGCTGGGCGATCTCGGGCGGCCTGCTCTTCGCAGGCGCGGCCTGGTCGCTCGGCAGCCGGACCACGATCCGCGACCTCATCGTCGGTCTGGTGATGTCCGTGGCCAGCTGGTACGGCTTCTACGTCGGCCTGGGCATCCCGCTCACGCCCGGCATCGGGGAAGGGATCCTGTGATGGACAGCCTCGATCTGTTGGCCAACGGCCTCGCTGCCGCGCTCACGCCGGAGAACCTGCTCTATGCCGTGATCGGCGTCCTGCTCGGCACCTTCGTCGGTGTCCTGCCCGGCATCGGCCCGGCGATGGCCGTTGCCCTCCTGCTCCCGGTCACCTTCGGCCTGGAGCCGACCCAGGCCTTCATCATGTTCGCCGGGATCTACTACGGCGGGATGTATGGCGGCTCCACCACCTCGATCCTGTTGAACACACCGGGTGAGTCGTCATCGGTGATGACCGCGATCGAGGGCAACAAGATGGCCAAGAAGGGACGAGCCGCACAGGCCCTGGCCACCGCTGCGATCGGTTCCTTCATCGCGGGCACCATCGGCACCATGCTGGTGGTCTTCTTCGCCCCGGCGCTGGCGAAGATCGCGGTCGAGATCGGCGCCCCGTCCTTCTTCGCGATCATCGTGCTGGCCATGGTGCTGGTGACCAGCCTGCTGGGTGCATCGCGGCTGCGCGGCTTCATCTCGCTCTTCCTCGGAC
It contains:
- the leuC gene encoding 3-isopropylmalate dehydratase large subunit — its product is MGKTLAEKVWDEHVVRSADGEPDLLFIDLHLIHEVTSPQAFDGLRLAGRGVRRPDLTLATEDHNVPTLDWDKPIADPVSKTQVDTLRRNAEEFGVRLHPLGDVEQGIVHVVGPQLGLTQPGMTIVCGDSHTSTHGAFGAIAFGIGTSEVEHVLATQTLMQAKPKTMAVTVNGSLPEGVTAKDLVLTLITHTGTGGGQGYIVEYRGQAIEELSMEGRMTVCNMSIEWGAKAGMIAPDQTTFDYIEGKPEAPKGADWDAAVEHWKSLVTDSDATFDKEIVLDASVMTPFVTWGTNPGQGVPLGGNVPTPSDFEEEQDRVAAENALKYMGLEAGTPMREVKVDTVFVGSCTNGRIEDLRLAADIIKGHKVADGTRLLVVPGSVRVRMQAESEGLHEIFIASGAEWRGAGCSMCLGMNPDQLTPGERSASTSNRNFEGRQGKGGRTHLVSIPVAAATAVRGTLSSPADLSDLAVAGA
- a CDS encoding DNA-3-methyladenine glycosylase 2, with amino-acid sequence MHTDREACYQAVKSKDRRFDGVFYTAVRTTGIYCRPSCPARTPALKNVSFHPTAAAAQSAGFRACKRCLPDATPGSPDWDVAADVAGRAMRLINDGVVEREGVDGLAAALGFSTRHLGRLLTDELGAGPLALARARRAQTARVLIETTSMTFADIAFAAGFSSIRQFNDTIREVYASSPSQLRGRRTGSAQTGQLELRLACRAPFAGSTLLSFLAKRAVPGVEVVEGATYARTLRLPHGTGTVRLDLHDHDERGGTAMVPATFWLTDLRDTGAALERVRRLLDADCDPVAVADFFAEDALIGPVTRAVPGLRVPGHVDGDELAVRAVLGQQISVVRARNLAGMLTARFGEPVDSPLEGLTHIFPTAATLAGLGDEAASGAFRMPKARARALVALGAALEAGEPSLDRAAPRDDVRRALLGLPGIGAWTADYIAMRALGDPDIFLPTDVGVRNALAGRADGPAAIAELAEAWRPWRSYALMHLWQSLSTGAEHDQPRQEENG
- a CDS encoding response regulator — translated: MTDLSVLVVDDDFMVASIHTRFVERTPGFRVVGVAATAGAAKQEIERLRPDLVLLDVHLPDMTGIELLRTLRAEGNDIGVVMVTAAREADTVRAASANGAAHYLVKPFEYDDLRVRLDAFATAHTALRTGGAADQGDIDAVFAPLAAQGRSALPKGLSPETADAVLGSLRAAGDLSASECAEAVGISRVSVRRYLEHFVSTGQASVRLRYGTGRPERRYHST
- a CDS encoding methylated-DNA--[protein]-cysteine S-methyltransferase codes for the protein MWTVIQSPIGDLRIVERDDAISAIEFSPFGEPRADRPIGDSSPDHPVLVEAARQLEAYFAQELTEFDLPLDPHGTDFQKRVWHELLEVKHGETASYGEIARRLGHTNAASRAVGLANGRNPIPIVIPCHRVIGANGSLTGYAGGMDRKQVLLNLEQPSLF
- a CDS encoding IclR family transcriptional regulator, with the translated sequence MDNSSGVGVLDKAALVLAALEAGPATLAGLVAGTGLARPTAHRLAVALEHHRLVARDMQGRFVLGPRLAELSAAAGEDRLLAAAGPVLARLRDITGESAQLWRRQGEHRVCVAAAERPSGLRDTIPVGSQLTMRAGSAAQVLLAWEDPERMHRGLQNAAYSATALSGIRRRGWAQSVGEREQGVASVSAPVRSPSGKIIAAVSVSGPLERLSRQPGRMHAPAVIAAAERLSESLRRAAAE